The DNA sequence GAACCCGCCGGAGAAGGTGAGCCCGAAGGCGAGCGCGGACGCGACGTCGCCGGGGTTGAGGCCGTCGCCCACGCCCGCGGTGACGGCGAGGATGAGCAGGCTGACGACGGCGAGCAGGATGGCGGCGGCGCGGGCGAGCTGCGGGATGCGCGCCGGCCAGAACGGGTGCGGACGCCACCCGTCGCGAATTTTCCGCAGCAGATCCGGGTGCTCGCTCAGGAGCCGGGCCATCGGCTCGGGTATGTCGGGGTCGAACGCCGGCCGGGGTGCCTGACTCTCCTCCACCTGATCTGACCTCCCAGGCTCAGGCCGCTGCACCGTTTGCCGTACGTCGCCACGGAGACCGTCTACCTGGTCAACGAACTCGGCCGGTGGATGGTTCTAGCCGGTACGGTTGACTCGCGTGGTTTGAGAATTTTTTCCGCCAATGCGTGGTGAATAACCGGGCTCGACGGAAACCCGCGATGTGACGCTCGTCTCTCCCTCGCGGCTCGCGCGGTTCGCGCCGCCGAGGCGGAGCGGGAAACGGCCGAATGCCGGCCGGCCCCGGGAAAGCCGGGGGAAAGGCGTGGCGCGGTTCCGCCGGAAAGCGGTGGGGCGGAGACCCTCATGGCCCACACAACGGCGACGGGGGAAGAGGTCTTCGACGACGATGCGCCACGATCGTCGTGATTTCGATTCCGGCCGGCTCCGCTGGTCCCGCCGGGCGTCGTCACGTGGACGCCCGGCGACCTCATCGGGTGAGCCAGGCGCGGGTGATGCCCGTGGCGTCACCCGCGACGACCGTCGCCGGGCGGATCGTCCGGCGGCGGGCGAGCGGTGCGCAGGCCCGCCCGGCTCCACGCCCGTGCCGCCCGCCGCCCGAACGCCGGCGTTCCTCAGGCGGCCCGCACCCGCGCGGGCCGCGTACCCGGCCCGCCCGCGGACGCGGACCGCTCCACTGCTCCGGTACGGCCGGGCGGGGCGGCCACATCCGGCGTGCCCGCCCGCTCGTTCAGGTCAGGAGTCCCGCTCCTCGCGCTCGGCGAGGAAGCGCTCGAACTGGGCGGCGAGCTCCTCGCCGGTCGGCACCCGGATGTTCTCGATCAGGTTGTTCTGCTGGGCGCCGCCGGTGAAGGCGTCGTACTGCTGCTCCAGGCCCTTGATCGCGGTGGCGAGCTCCTCGGAGGCCTGGATCTGCTCCTGGATCTCGGCGGTGGTGCGGGCGGCCGCGGCACGCAGCTCGTCCATCGGGAAGATGAGGCCGGTGCAGAGGCTGATCGCGTCCAGCGCGGTGACCGCGGCCTGCGGGTACTCCGCCTGGGCGAGGTAGTGCGGCACGTGCACGGCGAGGCCGACCGCGTCGCGGCCGTCCGCGCCGAGCCGGTACTCGATGAGGGCGGCCACGCTCCCGGGTACCTGGACCCGGCCGAACGGGCTGACCCCGTACCCGGCCAGGTTCTGCAGCGCCTCCGGCTTGGTGCCGTGCGGGGTGAGGCCGAGCGGGCGGGTGTGCGGCACGGCCATCGGGATGCCGTGCGCGGTCACCAGGCGGGAGACGCCGAACCGGTCGGCCAGCGCCCGCACCGCCCCGACGAACGCCTCCCACTCCCGGTCCGGCTCCGGGCCGGTCATCATCAGGAACGGCCTGCCCTCCAGGTCGTGCACGAGGTGGATCGCGAGCCGCGGCGTGTCGAAGTCGGTCCACCGGTCGGTGTCGAAGATCATGATGGGCCGTCGTGACCGGTAGTCGAGCAGGCGGTCGTGGTCGAACGTCACGATGACCCGGTTGTCCAGCTTGGCGAGCAGGTGGGCCATGGCGAGGCGACCCGTGGCGCCGGCGTCCACAAAACCCTCGAAGTGGTAGAGCAGCACCGGATCGGTCAGCTCGGGGATGTCCTCGTCGAGCCGGTAGAGATCCGTCGGGTCGAACACCTTGTGTCCTTCCTGTCTTCTTCAGCCGAGCCCGCTTGGGTGAACGGGGTCTTGCCGGGAGCTCCGGCGTCGGAGCGTCGGGAGTCCGCCTGTCTCTCCCGGGTGAACCTGTGGCGGCCCTGAGGAATTCCTTAACCCTATCGGTGTCGTGTTGATGGCAGCATGGGAGCGTGGGGTCGGATCCGGGTACGAAAGCGGTCGTGACCAGGCCGTTCGGGCACCGGCCGGGTGCCTCGCGGGGGCGGCGGCCGAGGACGCGGCCCGGCCTGGGCGGCCCGCCGCGGGACGGGTCGGTGCGCGGCGCGCCGAGCCCGCGGGCGACGCCCGGCGCCGACCGGGGCGGCCGGGCGCGAAGGCCGCTCGCCGTACCGCCCTTCGCGCAGGTCACCGGACCCGTCACGGCACCGATCAGGGTACCGGTCGCGGACGTCGGCCACGGCGTCGGACCGGACGCACGTGCCCCGGACACCGGCGCCGCCCGAACCTTAAGAATCAGGACATTATCGGCCCTCGTAAGTGATTTATCGTGATTTATAGCGATTCTACGTCATTCTGGCTTCAAGGCCGCTCGCGGTGCATTATTGGCCGATGACAGCCACTCAGGGGCGCACTGCCGTTTCATTGCAGATTCCGTCCATCCCGTGTCCGTTTCCCAGCGAGATCAACCCGCACGTCGAGGAGACCGAGCGGGAGAGCTTCGCCTGGCTGTGCGCGTCGGGGATGATCCCCGACGAGGAGACGGTCGAGCGGTACCGGAGGGCCCGGTTCGGTGATCTCGCCGCCCGCACCTACCCGCGGGTGGACCGGGAGATGCTCCGGCTCGTCACCGACTGGTGCATGTGGCTCTTCGCCTTCGACGACGGGTTCTGCGAGTCGGTACGGCACGGCCGCCGTCCCGGGAAGCTCGTGCGCGAGCTGCCGGAGCTGCTGCGGGTCCTCGACGACCTCACCCCGCCCGAGCACTTCCGCTCCCCCTACGCCCGCACGCTCCTGGAGGTCAGGAACCGGGTCGCCGCGCACGCCCTTCCCGACCAGCTCGACCGCTGGTGCGCCGCCACCCGCGACTATCTCTACGCCCAGGTGTGGGAGGCCGGCAACCGGGAGGCCGACGTCGTCCCCACCGTCGAGGACTACCTCTTCATGCGCCGCCGTACCGGCGCCATGCCCCCGGTGGTCACGCTGATCGACATCGCGGGCCGCTTCCACCTCACCCCGGAGCACTGGATGCACCCCCAGGTGCGCGAGCTCACCCAGCTCTGCTACGACCTGGTGGTCTGGGACAACGACATCTTCTCCTACGCCAAGGAGCAGCGGCACGACCGGGCCCGGCACAACCTGATCAACGTGCTCGTGGCGCACCGCGGCCGCAGTGAGGAGGAGGCGCTCGAGGAGGTCCTCGCGATGCACCGCCGGGCCGTCGACCGCATGGTGGAGCTCGACGCCGCCGTGCGCGCCTGGGCGCCGCGCGAGGTGATCGAGTTCGTGCAGGGCCTGGAGCACTGGGTGAGCGGCCACATCGCCTACGCGCTCGCCAGCTCCCGCTACACGCAACCCTGACCCGCCCGGCCGGGACTCGGCCGTTTCGCCCTGAAGGCACCCTAGACGCGGGCGTGCCGCCCGGTCGGCCGCGGCGGGATGTCGTGCACCGCGAACGCGATCGCCTCCTCGACGGTCATGCGCGCGCCCGCGTCGAAGGTACGCCGGAACACCTCCTCGCCCAGCGCCTTCTGGCACTCCTTCACGCACCGCTCCCGGTCGTCGACGACGAGCCGCGGCACGCTCCCGTAGCGGCGCCAGTTCGCCTCGGTCGCGCCGAGCAGCATCGCCGCCCGCTCCGCGTCGCCCTGGTCGACCGCGAGCGCGGCGAGCGTCCCCATCGCCATCAGCACGCCGAACACGTCGTGCATGACCCGCTTGATGCGCATCGACTCCTTGGCGTTCGTCACGGCCTCCGCGATCCGGCCGGTCGCCCGCTGGGTGAGCGCGATCGCCCACAGCGCGTGCGACAGCAGCCACTTCTCGCCGCGCTCCTCGCAGAGCTGCCGGCAGTCCTCGAGCAGCTCCTCGGCGTCGGCGTGCGAGCCCTGGTGGTGGAGGACGAGGGCCTGCTCGACGATCGCGGGCAGCAGGCCGGGGTTGAGCTCCCGGCCGCCCTGGTAGAGCTCGATCGCCACGCCCAGGTAGGCCTGGGCCTGGGGCAGGTTGTTCTGCAGCAGCGCGGCCGTGCCGAGCATCTTCGCGGCGAGGATGATCGCGTGGTGGTCGCCGACGAGCAGGGCCTGCCGCTCGCACTCCTCGGCGGCCTCGATCGCGCCGTGGATGTCGCCCTGCGCGCTGCGCACGTACGAGAGCACCCACAGCGCCTTGCACCGCTCCTTGCTCGGCTTCGCCGCGGCGATGGCGCGCTCGAGCAGTGTCCGCCCCTCCCGGGTGAAGCCGCAGGCCGCCCAGAGGAACCACAGCGACGACATCATCCGCAGCCCGGCGGGCACCTCCGCCGGGTCGCTCAGGCAGAAGTCGAGCGCGGAGCGGAAGTTGTCGCGCTCCCGGCGCACCCGCAGGAACCAGTCCAGCTGCTGCGGCCCGGACCAGGCCTCCTCGGCCCGCTCGGCGAGCCAGAGGAAGTGGTCGCGGTGCCGGGCCCGGATCCGGTCGATCTCGCCCAGCTCCCGGAGCCACTCCAGGCCGTACTCGCGCAGCGTGTCGATGAGCCGGTACCGCACGGTGGCGGCGCCGGGCGTGCACAGCAGGATCGACTTCTCCACGAGCCCGGTGAGCAGGTCCACGATCCGCTCCTCGGGCAGCCCGTCCCCGGCGCACACCCGCCGGGCGGCCTCGAGGTCGAAGTCGCCCGCGAAGATCGACGCGCGGGCCCACAGCAGCCGCTCGCCCGGCTCGCACAGCTCGTGACTCCAGCCGATCGCCGCCCGCAGCGTGCGGTGCCGCGGCAGCGCGGTACGGCTCGCCCCGGTGAGCAGGCTGAACCGGTCGGTGAGCAGCGAGAGCATCTGCCGGAGCGAGAGCGTGCGCAGCCGTACCGCGGCGAGCTCGATGGCGAGCGGGATGCCGTCGAGGCGGCGGCACAGGTCACAGACGATCTCGATGTTCGACTCGTCGACGGTGAAGTCGGGCACCACGGCACGGGCCCGCTCGGCGAACAGCCGTACCGACTCGTTGTCGTACGGGCTCTCCTCCGGGTCGTCGCCCGGCAGCGCCATCGGCGGCACCGGCACGGTGTGCTTGCCCGGCACGCCGAGCGACTGGCGGCTGGTCACCAGCACGCGCAGCCCGGAGCACCGGCTCAGCAGCTCCTCCACCAGGCGCGCGCACTCGGCGACCAGGTGCTCGCAGGCGTCGAGCACGAGCAGCAACCGGCGGTCGGCGGCCCACTCGGCGAGCACGTCGAGCTCCGGCCGGTGGGTGTCCCCGAGACCCAGCGCCGAGACCACCGCCTGCGGCACCATGCCCGCGTCCTGCAGCCGGGACAGGTCGACGTACCACACGCCGTCGGGGAAGCAGGAGCGGACCTCGTGCGCGACCCGCAGCGCCGTGCGGGACTTGCCGACGCCGCCGATGCCGGTCACCGTGACCAGCCGCTGCTCGGTGAGGTGCCGGGTGATGGTCGCCAACAGGCGCGTCCGGCCCACGAAGCCGGTCAGCTCCATCGGCAGGTTGCCGTCGTGGCTCCATCCTGTCGGCGAGACCATGGCCGCCCCCGGGGATCGCGTTCGGCGTGTGCGGTGGCACTCCTGCACCGGCATGGTACTCAGGAAGGGCCGAATACGACCCTATGCAGAGCAGGGCCGTGGATTCCGTCTTATCTTCCCGATGTCGGTTTTCTTGTCCTCGGTGTGACCATTCCATCGGGCCGCGGGCCGGTTCGCTATCCTGGTCGCGTGACAGCGCATGTGCCGGACGAGCTGCGTCCGGTGGACCTCAGCGATGACGATCTCGGCTGGGCCGACGACGAGCCCGAGGACGACACCGCGCGTCTGCTGGAGGAACGCCCGCCACACTGGTCCGAGTGAATTACGCGATTGATTGTCGCCGATTCAACGGACCATCCCGTTTTTCGGTTTTGGTGGCCTCTGTGGCATGCCCGGTCATCCCGGCACCGTCCGACAGGGAAAACCGTCCGAGAACCCGTCATCACCCGTAACGGGTCGGCGCCGCCCGTCGCGACGCCGACCCGTTTTTCCATTGCCCGCCGGAAATATTCACGGGGCGCGTTTGTCAGGCGCGCTCACGACACGACGTCCTTGCGCCGGAAGCGCCGGAAGGCGAACGCGATGAGGATCGCCGCGTAGGTGACCGACACCGACGTGCCCTTGATCATGCCGCTGAAGTCCATGTCCAGCGCGAGGGCGTCCATCCAGGCGGTGTTCCAGTACGTGGGCAGGAACTCGCGCACCGAGCCCAGCGTGTCCACCGCCTGGAGGATGTTGCTCACGATCACCAGCCCGACCGCGCCGCCGACCGCGCCGAGCGGCGAGTCGGTGCTCACCGAGAGCAGGAACGCCAGCGCGGCGACGACCAGCTGGCTCACCAGGGCGTACCCGATCACGATGCCGAACCGGGGCAGCACGTCGAGCGCGGGGATCGTCTCGCCGGTGCCCGGCACGATGATGTCGTTCCAGCCGAACGCGAGCGTGCCGGCGATCAGCGCCATGACCGGCAGGCAGATCACCGCGGCCGCGGAGAAGCCGAGCGCGACGATCAGCTTCTGCCGCAGCAGCCGGTCCCGGGGGACCGGGGCGGCGAGCAGGT is a window from the Thermopolyspora flexuosa genome containing:
- a CDS encoding proteasome assembly chaperone family protein, whose amino-acid sequence is MFDPTDLYRLDEDIPELTDPVLLYHFEGFVDAGATGRLAMAHLLAKLDNRVIVTFDHDRLLDYRSRRPIMIFDTDRWTDFDTPRLAIHLVHDLEGRPFLMMTGPEPDREWEAFVGAVRALADRFGVSRLVTAHGIPMAVPHTRPLGLTPHGTKPEALQNLAGYGVSPFGRVQVPGSVAALIEYRLGADGRDAVGLAVHVPHYLAQAEYPQAAVTALDAISLCTGLIFPMDELRAAAARTTAEIQEQIQASEELATAIKGLEQQYDAFTGGAQQNNLIENIRVPTGEELAAQFERFLAEREERDS
- a CDS encoding terpene synthase family protein, whose product is MTATQGRTAVSLQIPSIPCPFPSEINPHVEETERESFAWLCASGMIPDEETVERYRRARFGDLAARTYPRVDREMLRLVTDWCMWLFAFDDGFCESVRHGRRPGKLVRELPELLRVLDDLTPPEHFRSPYARTLLEVRNRVAAHALPDQLDRWCAATRDYLYAQVWEAGNREADVVPTVEDYLFMRRRTGAMPPVVTLIDIAGRFHLTPEHWMHPQVRELTQLCYDLVVWDNDIFSYAKEQRHDRARHNLINVLVAHRGRSEEEALEEVLAMHRRAVDRMVELDAAVRAWAPREVIEFVQGLEHWVSGHIAYALASSRYTQP
- a CDS encoding ATP-binding protein, with product MVSPTGWSHDGNLPMELTGFVGRTRLLATITRHLTEQRLVTVTGIGGVGKSRTALRVAHEVRSCFPDGVWYVDLSRLQDAGMVPQAVVSALGLGDTHRPELDVLAEWAADRRLLLVLDACEHLVAECARLVEELLSRCSGLRVLVTSRQSLGVPGKHTVPVPPMALPGDDPEESPYDNESVRLFAERARAVVPDFTVDESNIEIVCDLCRRLDGIPLAIELAAVRLRTLSLRQMLSLLTDRFSLLTGASRTALPRHRTLRAAIGWSHELCEPGERLLWARASIFAGDFDLEAARRVCAGDGLPEERIVDLLTGLVEKSILLCTPGAATVRYRLIDTLREYGLEWLRELGEIDRIRARHRDHFLWLAERAEEAWSGPQQLDWFLRVRRERDNFRSALDFCLSDPAEVPAGLRMMSSLWFLWAACGFTREGRTLLERAIAAAKPSKERCKALWVLSYVRSAQGDIHGAIEAAEECERQALLVGDHHAIILAAKMLGTAALLQNNLPQAQAYLGVAIELYQGGRELNPGLLPAIVEQALVLHHQGSHADAEELLEDCRQLCEERGEKWLLSHALWAIALTQRATGRIAEAVTNAKESMRIKRVMHDVFGVLMAMGTLAALAVDQGDAERAAMLLGATEANWRRYGSVPRLVVDDRERCVKECQKALGEEVFRRTFDAGARMTVEEAIAFAVHDIPPRPTGRHARV
- a CDS encoding ABC transporter permease, coding for MTSTGPKDDPKGRATGTPGGTAHGGAPGYAAGRTLPLRVEIVRQLRRRRTAVMFGLLLLLPWILVVAFELGPAGRQGGLRLSDLATQSGLNFAAFSLSVSANFLLVVAVALFCGDTVASEASWSSLRYLLAAPVPRDRLLRQKLIVALGFSAAAVICLPVMALIAGTLAFGWNDIIVPGTGETIPALDVLPRFGIVIGYALVSQLVVAALAFLLSVSTDSPLGAVGGAVGLVIVSNILQAVDTLGSVREFLPTYWNTAWMDALALDMDFSGMIKGTSVSVTYAAILIAFAFRRFRRKDVVS